The Rhododendron vialii isolate Sample 1 chromosome 6a, ASM3025357v1 genome includes a window with the following:
- the LOC131330331 gene encoding putative laccase-16, protein MHLHGYSFYLIGKGYGNFDNATDPDLYNLVDPPEVNIVGVPKNEWAVIRFRADNPEVWFMHCHLERHSSWGMDTVLIVKNGNTEATSMRPPPNYLNPC, encoded by the exons ATGCACCTGCATGGGTATAGCTTCTATTTGATCGGAAAGGGGTATGGGAACTTTGACAATGCCACGGATCCTGATTTGTATAATTTGGTGGACCCACCTGAGGTCAACATTGTTGGGGTCCCTAAAAATGAATGGGCTGTCATCAGATTTAGAGCTGATAATCCAG AGGTATGGTTCATGCATTGTCATTTGGAAAGACATTCTAGTTGGGGAATGGATACAGTTCTAATTGTGAAGAATGGGAACACCGAAGCGACGAGTATGCGGCCTCCTCCAAATTACTTGAATCCTTGCTAA